In Leptospira harrisiae, a genomic segment contains:
- the nuoE gene encoding complex I 24 kDa subunit family protein, translating to MAYQFSQDSEIRFQRLIPQFPSKRSLILPCLFLLQADKGFVDQEGMQYIADRIGDPISLAHVHGVATFYTMYNKKPVGKFHIQICGNISCYLSGSDSITEHVCSKLGIEPGETTGDKKYTVDEVQCLGACGFGPVAQINDKYYENLTPEKIEAIISELEKQV from the coding sequence ATGGCCTATCAATTTTCACAAGATTCTGAAATAAGGTTCCAGAGGTTGATTCCGCAATTTCCGAGCAAACGTTCGTTAATTTTACCCTGTCTTTTTTTATTACAAGCTGACAAAGGTTTTGTGGACCAGGAAGGGATGCAGTACATTGCAGATCGAATTGGAGATCCCATATCCCTCGCACATGTTCATGGAGTTGCTACTTTTTACACCATGTACAACAAAAAACCTGTGGGTAAGTTCCATATCCAAATTTGTGGAAATATCTCTTGTTATCTTTCAGGCTCTGATTCTATCACCGAACATGTATGTTCCAAATTAGGAATCGAGCCGGGTGAAACCACGGGTGATAAAAAATACACAGTGGATGAAGTGCAGTGCCTCGGTGCTTGTGGGTTTGGGCCAGTGGCTCAAATCAACGACAAATATTATGAAAACCTAACACCGGAAAAAATCGAAGCTATCATTTCCGAATTGGAAAAGCAGGTATAA
- the nuoF gene encoding NADH-quinone oxidoreductase subunit NuoF encodes MGLKTLLTTHVGAADSHTLNHYRSVGGYESQKKALTEMTAEQIVNDVKNSGLRGRGGAGFPTGNKWGFIPKTDKPKYLICNGDEGEPGTFKDRLLIEKFPHMLIEGMVIAAKAIDSHQGYIYIRGEFHKGIRIVEEAVEEAYKAGLLGKNILGLGYDFDLAVYSGAGAYICGEESALINSLEGRRGHPRLKPPFPAVSGLYACPTVVNNVETFCNVPHIIRMTGEEYKKIGTEKSPGTRLFAVSGHVKKPGIYEVEMGTPMKELIYDICGGIKNDGTLKAVIPGGSSSPILTAEEAMTATMDYESIASLKSMLGSGAVIILSESADLVETTYRLAEFYSHESCGQCTPCREGTHWVKDLLHKIKIGEGTEKDVELIFSLSRNMEGGTTICPLADACVMAVRPTMTKFKGEFSARLKKEVSISH; translated from the coding sequence ATGGGATTAAAAACTCTTCTCACAACTCACGTTGGTGCCGCTGATTCTCATACTTTAAATCATTACCGTTCGGTCGGAGGGTATGAAAGCCAAAAAAAAGCCCTTACCGAAATGACCGCCGAACAAATTGTAAACGATGTGAAAAACTCCGGCCTTCGTGGTCGCGGTGGTGCCGGTTTTCCCACAGGAAACAAATGGGGATTCATTCCTAAAACTGACAAACCAAAGTATTTGATTTGTAATGGGGATGAAGGCGAACCGGGAACTTTTAAGGACCGACTTTTAATAGAAAAATTTCCTCATATGCTCATTGAAGGGATGGTCATTGCTGCCAAAGCAATCGACTCCCACCAAGGTTATATTTACATTCGAGGTGAGTTCCATAAAGGAATTCGGATTGTGGAAGAAGCAGTGGAAGAAGCTTACAAAGCGGGCCTTCTTGGAAAAAACATCTTAGGCCTTGGGTATGATTTTGATTTGGCTGTGTATTCCGGAGCAGGTGCTTATATCTGCGGGGAAGAATCGGCTCTTATCAATTCCCTTGAGGGAAGGAGGGGCCATCCAAGACTCAAACCCCCATTCCCAGCCGTATCTGGATTGTATGCATGTCCTACTGTTGTGAACAATGTGGAAACTTTTTGTAATGTCCCGCATATCATTCGTATGACAGGTGAAGAATACAAAAAAATTGGAACAGAAAAATCACCGGGAACCAGGCTATTTGCAGTCAGTGGACATGTGAAAAAACCGGGGATTTATGAAGTCGAAATGGGAACTCCGATGAAGGAACTCATTTATGATATTTGTGGTGGGATTAAAAACGATGGAACTCTGAAAGCAGTGATTCCGGGAGGAAGTTCTTCTCCAATTCTCACAGCAGAAGAGGCCATGACGGCAACTATGGATTATGAATCGATTGCTTCTCTCAAATCTATGTTAGGTTCTGGGGCGGTCATCATTCTTTCTGAATCTGCAGATCTTGTGGAAACCACATACCGATTGGCAGAGTTTTATTCACATGAATCCTGTGGCCAATGTACACCTTGTCGGGAAGGTACACACTGGGTAAAAGACCTCCTCCATAAAATTAAAATTGGAGAAGGAACAGAAAAAGATGTAGAACTCATTTTTTCTTTGTCTAGGAATATGGAAGGTGGAACCACCATCTGCCCGTTAGCGGATGCTTGTGTTATGGCAGTCCGTCCAACGATGACAAAGTTTAAAGGGGAGTTCTCTGCTCGATTGAAAAAGGAAGTGAGCATCTCTCACTAA
- the nuoH gene encoding NADH-quinone oxidoreductase subunit NuoH: protein MDWALILAWGIKILSLFFIILTGVAYYTLAERKFAGFIQDRPGPNRAGIFGLFQPLADGIKFIAKEEIFPKNVSKGMYLLAPTISMTCAIMAWAVIPFGGSLPAPEWLMALTGVTTIDLQIANPDSGVLYMLAISSLSVYGIMIAGWSSNNKYSLLGGVRSTAQMISYELPMGLSIVVIVIMTGSLKLTDISDSQKDMWNILSPPGFVAFFIYVTAMFAETNRLPFDLAEAESELVVGFHTEYGAFKFALFFLAEYMNMITMSCLTTLLFFGGYNVPFHLGAGSPYQAFYGLGFFILKVLFFAFLFIWVRWTLPRFRYDQLMKLGWKKMIPWGLFAVMFAAIYTVYWKEGWMKLFI, encoded by the coding sequence ATGGACTGGGCTCTAATACTTGCTTGGGGAATTAAAATCCTCTCACTTTTTTTTATCATTCTAACGGGTGTGGCCTATTACACACTCGCCGAACGTAAGTTCGCTGGTTTTATCCAGGATCGTCCGGGTCCTAACCGTGCTGGAATTTTTGGACTTTTCCAACCACTGGCCGATGGGATTAAGTTTATCGCCAAAGAAGAAATTTTTCCAAAAAACGTATCCAAAGGGATGTACCTTTTGGCTCCCACCATCTCCATGACCTGTGCCATTATGGCTTGGGCCGTGATTCCTTTTGGGGGAAGTCTTCCGGCACCGGAGTGGCTTATGGCTCTTACCGGTGTCACGACCATTGATTTACAAATTGCAAACCCTGACTCTGGGGTTTTATACATGCTTGCCATTTCTTCCCTTTCAGTCTATGGGATTATGATTGCAGGTTGGTCCAGCAACAACAAATACTCGTTACTCGGTGGTGTTCGTTCTACGGCTCAGATGATTAGTTACGAACTTCCTATGGGACTTTCCATTGTTGTGATTGTGATTATGACCGGATCACTTAAACTAACAGACATTAGCGATTCCCAAAAAGACATGTGGAATATTTTATCTCCACCCGGTTTTGTTGCCTTTTTCATTTATGTGACTGCGATGTTTGCCGAAACCAATCGACTTCCTTTTGACCTTGCGGAAGCGGAATCGGAGCTGGTTGTGGGTTTTCATACTGAGTATGGGGCTTTTAAGTTTGCACTCTTCTTTTTGGCAGAGTACATGAATATGATCACCATGTCTTGTCTTACCACCTTACTCTTTTTTGGTGGATACAATGTTCCTTTTCATTTAGGCGCAGGGTCTCCCTACCAAGCATTTTATGGACTTGGATTTTTTATTCTAAAAGTTCTGTTCTTTGCCTTTTTGTTTATTTGGGTTCGTTGGACCCTTCCTCGTTTTCGTTATGACCAACTCATGAAGCTTGGTTGGAAAAAAATGATACCTTGGGGCCTTTTTGCTGTGATGTTCGCAGCCATTTACACAGTATATTGGAAAGAAGGATGGATGAAATTATTTATATGA
- a CDS encoding NADH-quinone oxidoreductase subunit J family protein — MDEIIYMNFESSPSFLLFIFFGTVTVITALSVIFQKNPVVSAVSLVFTFFALAGIYGILGALFIATMQVLVYAGAIMVLIVFVLMLLSQRAETLSRYRKHPIRLVLLSVFALGFFFLLYSALTTGVPHSEQKGKGYELTEYSFPIQGTGTINAKGNVASVGASTYLDYLLPFEMISILLLVAVLGAVILAKKRLTEVEQTKDNVL, encoded by the coding sequence ATGGATGAAATTATTTATATGAACTTTGAATCCTCTCCATCCTTTTTATTATTTATCTTTTTTGGAACAGTGACAGTGATTACGGCACTAAGTGTCATCTTCCAGAAAAATCCCGTAGTTTCGGCAGTTTCACTTGTATTTACATTCTTTGCGCTCGCGGGTATTTACGGAATCTTGGGAGCCTTGTTTATTGCCACCATGCAGGTGTTAGTTTACGCTGGTGCGATTATGGTTCTGATCGTGTTTGTTTTGATGTTACTTTCGCAAAGAGCAGAGACTCTTTCTCGTTATAGAAAACACCCGATCCGTTTGGTTTTACTTTCTGTGTTTGCCTTGGGATTTTTCTTTTTATTGTATAGTGCACTCACAACAGGAGTTCCTCATTCAGAACAAAAAGGAAAAGGATATGAACTAACCGAGTATTCCTTTCCCATCCAAGGAACGGGAACTATCAATGCAAAAGGCAATGTCGCCAGTGTTGGTGCTTCCACTTATTTGGATTACTTACTTCCTTTTGAAATGATCTCTATATTACTTCTAGTAGCTGTCCTTGGGGCAGTGATCCTTGCAAAAAAGAGACTCACAGAAGTGGAGCAAACAAAGGACAACGTGTTATGA
- the nuoK gene encoding NADH-quinone oxidoreductase subunit NuoK, translating to MNQFINDIPVSYILGLAGILFSIGVLGVLIRRNIVIIFMSVELILNSVNLVFVTFSKALSHISGETIVFFVMAIAAAEAAVGLALVIAIFRHKKSTNVDELQSMRW from the coding sequence ATGAATCAATTCATTAATGACATCCCCGTTTCATACATTTTAGGTCTTGCCGGAATTTTATTTTCTATTGGTGTTCTTGGAGTTCTCATCCGAAGAAACATTGTCATTATCTTTATGTCAGTGGAACTCATTTTAAATTCTGTAAATTTAGTTTTTGTTACCTTTTCCAAAGCCCTTTCCCATATTTCAGGGGAAACGATTGTTTTCTTTGTAATGGCAATTGCGGCAGCAGAAGCGGCTGTGGGACTGGCACTTGTGATTGCCATTTTCCGGCATAAAAAATCCACCAACGTGGATGAACTCCAATCGATGAGATGGTAA
- the nuoL gene encoding NADH-quinone oxidoreductase subunit L, translating to MLDLFPIVVLLPLLGFLHNGLLKDRIPHRFAGAIGTLAVFIPFLITLGAFNEFRPMERTAPHLVPVFDWIVVGNFKSSFGYQIDQLSLYMTLIITGIGSLIHLYSMGYMKGNVGYNRFFAYLNLFIFCMLNLVLSDNLVLTFLGWEGVGLSSYLLIGFDYDKSSAAEAGMKAFILNRIGDVGFILGTGFLFWLGGSLQYLQLQTNLSEMSEFANYANIVALFFFVAAMGKSAQIPLYVWLPDAMAGPTPVSALIHAATMVTAGIFLIARLNFVFLLAPETSLFIAIIGAVTALFAATIGTLQNDIKKILAYSTVSQLGFMFLAMGSMSYVAGLFHLMTHAFFKALLFLGAGSVIHALHHEQNIKHMGGLFGKIKITSFTFLLGTLAIAGFFPFSGFFSKDLILEKAYTYGAFGSILWTMGVVAAFFTSFYMFRLVFVVFFGKDNTDSHHKVHESPWTMTLPLVILATGAVVAGFLQTPHFFLHIDTLERFFAPVLSKGYELASLHGTLAEHKTLVHDVELSLAAFSVGIATIGLILAYFLYQRKQSPILEEHTGFRKILFHKYYIDEIYDFLFVRPFLFLSKGVAFFFDIKILDRFFLGIGGSFGVIANGLRRLQSGFIGDYALYVVIGTFCILVYLLTRGV from the coding sequence ATGTTAGATTTATTCCCAATTGTTGTCCTTCTTCCTCTCCTAGGTTTTTTGCATAATGGTCTATTGAAAGACCGGATTCCCCATCGGTTTGCGGGTGCCATTGGAACCTTGGCTGTATTCATTCCGTTCCTAATCACCTTAGGTGCGTTTAACGAATTTAGACCAATGGAAAGAACGGCACCACATTTGGTTCCTGTTTTTGATTGGATTGTGGTGGGTAATTTTAAATCTTCTTTTGGTTACCAAATCGACCAACTTTCTCTTTATATGACTCTTATCATTACAGGCATTGGATCTCTCATCCATTTGTATTCGATGGGTTATATGAAAGGGAATGTGGGATATAACCGATTTTTTGCCTATTTGAATTTATTTATATTTTGTATGTTAAACTTGGTTTTAAGTGACAACCTAGTGCTTACCTTTCTTGGTTGGGAAGGAGTGGGATTGTCTTCCTATTTACTCATTGGGTTTGACTACGATAAAAGTTCCGCAGCGGAAGCGGGGATGAAAGCATTCATCCTAAACAGAATTGGTGACGTTGGTTTTATCCTAGGAACAGGGTTTTTATTTTGGTTAGGTGGTAGTTTACAATACTTACAACTCCAAACTAATTTAAGTGAAATGAGTGAGTTTGCAAATTATGCAAACATTGTAGCACTTTTTTTCTTTGTTGCGGCTATGGGAAAGTCAGCACAAATTCCTTTGTATGTTTGGTTGCCTGATGCGATGGCAGGTCCCACCCCTGTTTCTGCTCTCATCCATGCAGCAACTATGGTAACGGCGGGGATATTTCTCATCGCTAGGCTAAATTTTGTATTTTTACTTGCTCCGGAAACATCTCTTTTCATTGCCATCATTGGGGCTGTGACTGCACTGTTTGCAGCCACCATTGGAACTTTACAAAACGATATCAAAAAAATTCTAGCATACTCAACAGTTTCACAACTTGGATTTATGTTTCTTGCGATGGGTAGCATGAGTTATGTGGCTGGACTTTTCCACTTAATGACACATGCCTTTTTTAAAGCCTTATTGTTTCTTGGTGCAGGTTCTGTGATTCACGCCCTCCACCACGAACAAAACATCAAACATATGGGTGGACTTTTCGGAAAAATTAAAATTACTTCTTTTACTTTTTTACTGGGAACTCTTGCCATTGCAGGATTTTTTCCTTTCTCTGGCTTTTTCTCAAAAGATTTAATTTTAGAAAAGGCCTACACCTACGGTGCGTTTGGTTCTATCCTTTGGACAATGGGCGTTGTCGCTGCCTTTTTCACTTCGTTTTATATGTTCCGACTTGTCTTTGTTGTATTCTTTGGAAAAGACAACACGGACTCACATCACAAAGTTCATGAATCTCCTTGGACGATGACCTTGCCACTTGTGATTCTTGCGACAGGCGCCGTGGTTGCCGGTTTTTTACAGACCCCACATTTCTTTTTACATATTGATACTTTAGAAAGATTTTTTGCTCCTGTATTGTCAAAAGGGTATGAATTGGCTTCTCTTCATGGAACTTTAGCCGAACACAAGACTCTAGTTCATGACGTGGAACTTTCGTTAGCTGCGTTTTCTGTAGGCATCGCAACTATTGGTCTTATCCTTGCTTATTTTCTTTATCAAAGAAAACAGAGCCCCATTCTGGAAGAACATACAGGGTTTCGAAAGATTCTTTTCCATAAATACTATATCGATGAAATCTATGACTTCCTATTTGTGCGTCCGTTTCTCTTTTTATCAAAAGGAGTGGCATTCTTTTTTGATATCAAGATTCTTGATCGATTCTTTTTGGGAATTGGTGGGAGTTTTGGTGTGATTGCTAATGGTTTACGGAGGCTCCAATCTGGATTTATTGGCGATTACGCCTTGTATGTTGTCATAGGTACATTTTGTATTTTAGTGTATCTATTAACGAGGGGGGTGTAA
- a CDS encoding complex I subunit 4 family protein has product MPEQILSIIIFLPILSSLLIVFQKRVGAIVVISALSSAFTTILSIGLFFFFDSSKSGLQFVHWIPDWILSGKLSVDYHVGLDGISLLLFALTAFMFFLSSIASWSNIPKKIKEFHICLLVLETAVLGVFAAGNLVLYYVFWELMVLPMVLMIGIWGGEERTKAALKYFLFSMAGSLFMLGGILTLYFKTGKTSIESLSTASLGMYSEPLQWFLFFSFFLAFAIKIPLFPFHTWMPDVHTQAPTVGSVDLAGVLLKIGAYGFIRFCIPFFPEPSLLSQNWVQILAVIGIVYGSMAALVQTDIKRIIAYSSLSHLGFCILGLFSFTNEGVVGGMLQMVSHGISTGMIFLMIGMIYERAHTRNIAEFGGLAGQMPVFSTFFLIAVLSSVGLPGTNGFVGEFLILMGAIKSNIWLGGIAATGVVLGALYLLWFVKRFLFGVSKTIQAKPYKDLTFREVGILSPLVLFIFWIGIYPKPFLEILQSSSNVYLNSASMQSIVERKDLQKDFLGGNVSRQFSDYSSLGKEPLSFEERLGSFQSKYALPTFLSIKENKPNLNENLDNLEKSIESDFDLEPIQKETIGN; this is encoded by the coding sequence GTGCCGGAACAAATTTTATCGATCATTATCTTTTTACCAATTCTATCCTCTTTACTCATTGTATTTCAAAAACGAGTAGGGGCAATTGTTGTCATCTCAGCACTTTCGTCAGCATTTACTACGATCCTATCCATCGGCCTTTTTTTCTTTTTTGATTCCAGTAAGTCGGGATTACAATTTGTCCACTGGATTCCAGATTGGATTCTATCGGGCAAACTGAGTGTAGACTACCATGTTGGGCTTGATGGAATTTCTCTTCTTTTATTTGCCTTAACTGCTTTTATGTTTTTCCTTTCGAGTATTGCCTCTTGGTCTAACATTCCAAAGAAAATCAAAGAATTCCATATCTGTTTACTTGTTTTGGAAACAGCAGTCCTTGGGGTTTTTGCTGCCGGTAACTTAGTCCTCTATTATGTTTTTTGGGAACTTATGGTATTACCAATGGTCCTTATGATTGGCATTTGGGGTGGGGAAGAAAGAACCAAAGCTGCATTAAAATACTTTTTATTTTCTATGGCTGGTTCCTTGTTTATGTTAGGTGGTATACTCACCCTATATTTTAAAACAGGAAAAACATCGATTGAATCTTTGTCTACGGCAAGTCTTGGGATGTATTCGGAACCTCTCCAATGGTTTTTGTTTTTTAGTTTTTTCCTAGCATTTGCAATTAAAATCCCACTTTTCCCTTTCCATACTTGGATGCCGGATGTCCATACACAAGCACCTACTGTTGGTTCGGTGGACTTAGCTGGTGTATTACTCAAAATCGGGGCTTATGGATTCATTCGGTTTTGTATTCCTTTTTTCCCGGAACCAAGTTTACTTTCTCAAAATTGGGTTCAGATTCTCGCTGTCATTGGTATCGTTTATGGTTCGATGGCGGCACTTGTCCAAACTGATATCAAACGAATCATTGCTTATAGTTCACTTTCCCATTTAGGATTTTGTATCTTGGGCCTCTTCTCTTTTACAAACGAAGGAGTTGTGGGTGGGATGTTGCAGATGGTATCCCACGGGATATCCACTGGTATGATCTTTCTTATGATCGGGATGATTTATGAAAGAGCTCATACAAGAAACATTGCCGAGTTTGGTGGACTTGCAGGTCAGATGCCTGTGTTCTCCACTTTTTTTCTCATAGCGGTATTGTCTTCTGTGGGCCTTCCTGGTACCAATGGATTTGTGGGTGAGTTTCTCATTCTTATGGGAGCCATTAAATCCAATATTTGGCTTGGTGGAATTGCTGCCACAGGTGTGGTGCTTGGTGCCTTGTATTTACTTTGGTTTGTAAAACGATTCCTATTTGGAGTGAGTAAAACCATCCAAGCCAAACCATATAAAGATTTAACCTTTAGAGAAGTGGGAATTTTATCTCCTCTGGTTCTTTTTATCTTTTGGATTGGGATTTATCCGAAACCATTTTTAGAAATTTTGCAATCTTCCTCCAATGTATATTTAAATTCCGCATCGATGCAATCCATTGTTGAAAGAAAAGACTTACAAAAAGATTTCCTTGGTGGAAACGTAAGCCGGCAATTTTCGGATTATTCAAGTTTAGGAAAAGAACCTTTGTCCTTTGAAGAAAGGTTGGGGTCTTTCCAATCAAAGTATGCTCTTCCTACTTTTCTTTCCATAAAGGAAAACAAACCGAATTTGAATGAAAACTTGGACAATTTGGAAAAGTCCATTGAGTCTGATTTTGACTTGGAACCAATCCAAAAAGAGACAATAGGAAACTAA
- a CDS encoding NADH-quinone oxidoreductase subunit N produces MSYTPSSNDLIAISPMLILCGVALLSLVVQFLVPKEEDSKPLWVLSVLGILGAMYALYHTTGSPGYGKFFGSQISLSPLTVWLSGIYLIAGLITLLIAPPFLAQHKTLFPEFFPLLLFCLSGMMFLTSGYDFIVIFVGLEILSLALYVMIGMARTSVSSLESAMKYFLLGSFSSGFMLLGIAFLYGGSGTTNLDGALRGLFLKGYESNFSKLGFGLFLVGVSFKAALVPFHSWTPDVYEGAQTPITGFMASAGKASALGLMIVLFNHIPVGEIGDSWKVLMGVIALVSMTWGNIVALKQENLKRMLAYSSISHAGYIVAGIACGAGLEALYYLFSYSLLNLAAFAIISYLEQGKHEVTVNGIAHLSAEHPLTALSLSIIFLSFAGFPPLIGFWTKLFLLQKIAESDLLFNRILLFGAVANSCVAFYYYMKITIQSYMKQETGVVAGVRDLPSMPTLGFLIFLLSLFFTVGWVFFQPGALL; encoded by the coding sequence ATGTCATATACTCCATCCTCAAATGATTTAATAGCAATCTCTCCCATGCTCATTCTATGTGGAGTGGCTTTACTTTCTCTCGTAGTTCAGTTCCTTGTTCCCAAAGAAGAAGATTCCAAACCATTATGGGTGCTTTCGGTTCTTGGAATTCTAGGTGCCATGTATGCTTTGTATCATACAACGGGGTCTCCAGGGTATGGTAAATTTTTTGGTTCACAAATTTCCCTAAGTCCACTTACCGTTTGGCTCAGTGGAATTTATTTGATTGCTGGTCTTATCACGTTACTCATTGCTCCACCATTTCTCGCACAACACAAAACATTGTTTCCAGAGTTTTTCCCCCTCCTTCTATTTTGTTTATCAGGGATGATGTTTCTTACTTCTGGTTATGATTTCATTGTGATCTTTGTTGGATTAGAAATCCTTTCGCTTGCATTGTATGTAATGATCGGAATGGCTCGGACCTCTGTTTCTTCTTTAGAAAGTGCCATGAAATACTTTTTACTCGGATCCTTTAGCTCTGGCTTTATGTTACTAGGAATTGCTTTTTTATATGGTGGTTCGGGAACCACCAATTTAGACGGCGCACTGCGTGGTCTGTTTCTAAAAGGGTATGAATCCAATTTTTCAAAGTTAGGTTTTGGACTTTTTTTGGTAGGAGTTTCTTTTAAAGCAGCGCTTGTTCCTTTCCATTCTTGGACTCCAGATGTATATGAAGGTGCACAAACACCAATCACAGGTTTTATGGCAAGTGCAGGAAAAGCATCTGCCCTTGGACTTATGATTGTTTTATTCAATCATATCCCTGTCGGTGAGATAGGAGATTCCTGGAAAGTATTAATGGGAGTGATTGCCCTTGTGTCCATGACTTGGGGAAATATTGTTGCTCTCAAACAAGAAAACCTCAAACGAATGTTAGCTTACTCTTCTATTTCTCATGCCGGATACATTGTGGCAGGAATTGCTTGTGGGGCGGGCCTAGAAGCTTTGTATTATTTATTTTCTTATTCTCTATTGAATTTGGCAGCTTTTGCTATCATTTCCTACTTGGAGCAGGGCAAACACGAAGTGACAGTCAATGGGATTGCACATTTAAGCGCAGAACATCCGTTAACAGCCCTTTCACTTTCCATCATCTTTTTATCTTTTGCAGGATTTCCACCCCTCATTGGATTTTGGACAAAACTTTTCCTTTTGCAAAAAATTGCTGAATCGGATTTATTATTCAATCGAATCCTTCTTTTTGGGGCAGTGGCAAACTCTTGTGTAGCCTTCTACTACTACATGAAGATCACCATCCAATCTTATATGAAACAAGAGACAGGTGTTGTGGCGGGTGTCCGTGACCTTCCGAGTATGCCAACCCTTGGATTTTTGATATTTCTTTTGAGTTTATTTTTCACAGTGGGTTGGGTCTTTTTCCAGCCAGGTGCTTTGTTATAA
- a CDS encoding cupin domain-containing protein, translated as MATIQRKSGTLQDPTAIKDFLVSKGLVYEFYKTPETLDLILDQKGLNDAEKAEVLSGLEYRFDQLKKEHGYKANDLVVLHDEVPGIQDMLAKFDKLHIHTDEEVRYIIDGSGIFGFIIDGERFEVHVSKGDFLSIPANTNHWFTLDKNLRIKAVRYFKDNSGWTPVYVDESKVLINV; from the coding sequence ATGGCAACCATTCAAAGAAAGTCAGGAACTCTTCAGGATCCCACAGCAATTAAGGATTTCCTTGTTTCCAAGGGTCTTGTGTATGAATTCTATAAAACCCCAGAAACCTTGGATCTCATCCTCGACCAAAAGGGCTTAAATGACGCTGAAAAAGCGGAAGTCCTCTCAGGATTGGAATATCGATTTGACCAACTAAAGAAAGAACATGGTTACAAAGCCAATGACCTCGTTGTCTTGCATGACGAAGTTCCTGGAATCCAGGACATGTTAGCTAAATTTGATAAACTACATATCCATACAGATGAAGAAGTTCGTTATATCATTGATGGTAGCGGAATTTTTGGATTCATCATTGATGGAGAAAGATTTGAAGTCCATGTGAGTAAAGGTGATTTTCTTTCGATCCCTGCCAATACTAACCACTGGTTTACCCTCGACAAAAACTTAAGAATCAAAGCGGTTCGTTACTTCAAAGACAATTCAGGATGGACTCCTGTTTATGTGGATGAATCAAAAGTTTTAATCAACGTTTGA